In one candidate division KSB1 bacterium genomic region, the following are encoded:
- a CDS encoding sigma-54-dependent Fis family transcriptional regulator yields the protein MKRVLIIEDDELFREAIRDYLTEDYKVDEVGSAKEALSFLAESGADVALLDINLPDIDGITLLPQIKKNWPVLPIIMMTAVDAVPQVVEAIKKGAFDYLAKPINAQELLVAIERAIEASELQGEVAQRRNLQLVSNRAVRLIGTSKEIENLRLEIAKVGPSDTTVLIEGETGTGKEVVAREMHSASTRAEKPFVALNCGAIPNELMESELFGHKRGAFTGAHKDSEGKFRLAHRGTLLLDEIGELSSAAQVKLLRALEEFNAIAIGVWYTDFGARPAVLDGCKICSSGESGQSAGASGAIQRRNRRQSTSKSFVRPV from the coding sequence ATGAAACGAGTTTTAATCATAGAGGATGATGAACTTTTCCGTGAGGCCATTCGGGACTACCTGACCGAAGATTACAAAGTGGACGAAGTTGGTTCGGCCAAAGAGGCCTTGAGCTTCCTGGCAGAAAGCGGCGCCGACGTTGCTTTGTTGGACATTAATCTGCCCGATATAGATGGTATTACGCTCTTGCCTCAAATCAAAAAAAACTGGCCTGTTCTCCCAATTATTATGATGACCGCTGTAGACGCAGTCCCGCAAGTGGTTGAAGCGATCAAGAAGGGAGCCTTTGATTATCTCGCCAAACCAATTAATGCTCAAGAACTGCTGGTTGCGATAGAACGCGCCATCGAAGCATCCGAATTGCAGGGTGAGGTGGCACAACGACGAAATCTACAGTTGGTGTCAAATAGGGCTGTTAGGCTTATAGGAACCAGCAAAGAAATTGAGAATTTACGATTAGAAATTGCCAAAGTTGGGCCATCCGACACCACGGTTCTCATTGAAGGCGAAACCGGCACAGGCAAGGAAGTAGTTGCGCGGGAGATGCATAGCGCCAGCACCCGCGCTGAAAAGCCTTTTGTGGCGCTTAATTGTGGCGCGATACCCAATGAATTGATGGAGTCTGAGCTTTTTGGGCACAAAAGAGGTGCTTTTACCGGGGCGCATAAAGATAGTGAAGGCAAATTTCGACTGGCACATCGCGGCACATTGCTCCTTGACGAAATTGGCGAGCTCTCTTCCGCCGCACAAGTTAAGCTCTTAAGAGCTTTGGAAGAATTCAATGCCATCGCGATTGGTGTATGGTACACAGATTTTGGGGCGCGGCCGGCGGTACTGGACGGATGCAAAATATGCTCCTCTGGAGAATCGGGTCAGTCTGCTGGCGCAAGCGGTGCTATTCAAAGGCGGAATCGGAGGCAGTCTACTTCGAAAAGTTTCGTAAGGCCTGTTTGA